The nucleotide window AGAATCATCATCACTTTTGCAACTTATGAGTGCAAAAACCGCAACAAGTATACTCCAAAAATATTTCATCATAGCTACAAAGGTAAAATATTAATCTTTAGGCACCTTCTTTATTTTTCAAAATATTTCTGATACCATAGCTCAAAAGTAACCAGCTGCCATATTTTCACCCAATCATACTCATGTTCCTGGTGATTCCACCATTCGTCAATCACTGCAGCATTAAAGAAATTTCTCCTTTTTAAGCTTTCAAGATTTTCAACGATAAAGTCTCTTACTTTTTTTTCGTTTTTAATGAAATAATTGACAGGAAATGAAAATCCTTTTTTAGGCATATTCAAAACTGATTCCGGAAGATATTTTTTTGCAGTTTTACGTAATAAAGGTTTATTCTGAGCTCCATTAAATCTGATGTTCTCCGGCAGTGCCGCTACATAATCTATCAGGCTGTTGCTCAGATAAGGATAACGAAATTCAACACTGTATTTCATGGCACTCAGGTCATCACGGAAAACATGATGGGATGAAAGCGAGTATTTCATATCATATTCAAAATAACCGGAATAGTTTTTTGTTTCCGAAAGATGATATTTTGAAAGATCCGGATCAATTGTATTATAAATTTCCTGTTTTATGACACTTTTAACTTCTAAAGGCCTCATACTGATCTGGCTCTGCCTGAAAAAATCAAACATATTATCCTGAGAAAAATAGTTTTTTAAGCGCTGTGAAAACTTGTCTTTTGTAAAAATGAAAGGGTTTATACAATTAAAATTTCTCATGAAAAGCCATCTGTTGAGCTTTAGTGTATGGGAATAGCCTGCAAAAAGCTCATCGGCACCATTTCCGCTCAGTAAGACCTTAAAATTTTTATCGTGTGCATATTTTGCCGCATTGATTAACACTTCAAAACTGCTGTAGGGTTCTTCAAAATGCTGGATATTTTCTTTAAGATGTTCAAGCGCTTCTTCATCACTCACTTCTTTCACCTCATGTGAAACACCAAAGTGTTGAGCAGCTAAAGCCGCATTTTTCACTTCTTCTTCTGAAAACGGATATGATATGGTGTAGGCGTTAATATCGGCATTGTAAGATTTTGATTTATAGGCAATTAATGTAGAATCTATTCCTCCACTCATCATCACGGCTACAGGAACATCTGCATATAATTGTTCTGATATGCTTTCGGAAAGAAGCTTATCTATCTTTTTTACAGCTTCTTCTTCAGAAATATTCTCAGAAGGTAGAGGCAGATTCCAGAACTTCTCTTTGGTGATGTTCTGATTCTTTAAATCAACCGTCATAAAAGAAGCCGGTTCCAGAGAAAAAATATGCTGAAAACAGGTTTGCGGAGCTAACGTGGTCTGAAAAAGGAAATTGGTATATACTCCATTCCAGTTGATTTCTGGCTTTACAAACTCATTTTTGAGTAATGCTTTTATTTCCGATGCCCAAACCAGCCCCTTTTCACTCTGATGATAAAATAAAGGTTTCATTCCTACCCTGTCTCTTGCCAGGATAAGTTTTTGCGAGATAAGATCCACAATACAAACAGCAAACATACCATCCAGCTTTTCAAAAACTGTAGTTCCCCACTCTTCATATGCCTTGAGAATAACTTCAGTATCAGAAGTACTTCGAAAAACATGCCCGAAACTTTCAAGTTCTTTCCTTAACTTTTTAAAATTATAAATCTCACCATTAAACGTAATGATAATCTGTTCATTTTCTGACAGCATGGGCTGATGACCTTTTTCAGAAAGATCAATAATGGATAATCTACGGAAACCTAGAGCAATATCAGAATTCTCCTCTTTTAAAACCGGAAACTGTTCTTTAATTTTTTGTGTGGAATCATTCCCTGAAAAAGAAACTCCCTCTCCGTTACTATACATCCAGAATCCTTCATCATCCGGCCCGCGGTGTCTGATGGCCTGATTCATTTCCAGAATATTTGTAGAGGAAATACTTTTATGAAATGAATAATAACCGCTGATTCCGCACATAGTAAAGAGTTAATAGATTTGTAAAAATAGGAAAATGACTTTATTTTATAGATGTGCCGGAAGTAATTATTTCTTTAAAAATTTTTGCTTTAAAAGCTGTACTTCCTCTTTTGAAATCATATAGTCTTTCAAAATAAACGGAGTTGAACTATAAAATTTCATGAACAACAGCAAGGCTGAAACAAAATAGGATGATGTAGTTGCTATACAGGCTCCCAAAATTCCCCATCTGGGTATCATTATGAAAGACAGTACAACGGTAACCGCCAGACCTGCAATCGATTTGATATTGAGAATCTTTAAATCTCTCATACCTGAAAAGTAATGTCCCACCATATCACTTACCGCAATGGCAAAAATTCC belongs to Chryseobacterium gleum and includes:
- the asnB gene encoding asparagine synthase (glutamine-hydrolyzing) codes for the protein MCGISGYYSFHKSISSTNILEMNQAIRHRGPDDEGFWMYSNGEGVSFSGNDSTQKIKEQFPVLKEENSDIALGFRRLSIIDLSEKGHQPMLSENEQIIITFNGEIYNFKKLRKELESFGHVFRSTSDTEVILKAYEEWGTTVFEKLDGMFAVCIVDLISQKLILARDRVGMKPLFYHQSEKGLVWASEIKALLKNEFVKPEINWNGVYTNFLFQTTLAPQTCFQHIFSLEPASFMTVDLKNQNITKEKFWNLPLPSENISEEEAVKKIDKLLSESISEQLYADVPVAVMMSGGIDSTLIAYKSKSYNADINAYTISYPFSEEEVKNAALAAQHFGVSHEVKEVSDEEALEHLKENIQHFEEPYSSFEVLINAAKYAHDKNFKVLLSGNGADELFAGYSHTLKLNRWLFMRNFNCINPFIFTKDKFSQRLKNYFSQDNMFDFFRQSQISMRPLEVKSVIKQEIYNTIDPDLSKYHLSETKNYSGYFEYDMKYSLSSHHVFRDDLSAMKYSVEFRYPYLSNSLIDYVAALPENIRFNGAQNKPLLRKTAKKYLPESVLNMPKKGFSFPVNYFIKNEKKVRDFIVENLESLKRRNFFNAAVIDEWWNHQEHEYDWVKIWQLVTFELWYQKYFEK